One window of the Anaerolineales bacterium genome contains the following:
- a CDS encoding carbamate kinase gives MVFWRKETVDRKLAVIAVGGNALIREKGKESLTDQYAAACAAMAQIASIIQAGWDVIVTHGNGPQVGIILRRSELTEHELFTIPLDHCGANTQGSIGYMFQLALINEFRRREMPNHAATVVTETLVDKHDPAFENPTKPIGSFMDVRAAKVRHDADGWVISEDSGGRGWRRVVASPAPIRIVQQDVILTLVKAGFTVIGVGGGGIPVVENEKGELVGVEAVIDKDRASALLARGTSADLLLISTDVEKVALDYNRPNVRWLDRMTVEEAKAYMAQGHFGKGSMQPKIEAALDFLEHGGQRAIITDTGNMLRALIELTGTQILP, from the coding sequence ATGGTGTTCTGGCGGAAGGAGACCGTGGACCGCAAACTGGCCGTCATCGCCGTCGGGGGCAACGCGCTGATTAGGGAAAAGGGGAAAGAATCCCTGACCGACCAGTACGCGGCCGCCTGCGCGGCGATGGCCCAGATCGCGTCGATCATCCAGGCCGGTTGGGACGTGATCGTCACTCACGGCAACGGGCCACAGGTCGGCATCATCCTGCGACGCTCGGAGCTGACCGAGCATGAGCTGTTTACCATTCCCCTCGACCACTGCGGCGCTAACACCCAGGGCTCGATTGGCTACATGTTTCAGCTGGCGCTGATCAACGAGTTTCGCCGGCGCGAAATGCCCAACCATGCCGCCACGGTCGTCACCGAGACGCTGGTGGACAAGCATGATCCCGCCTTCGAAAATCCGACCAAGCCGATCGGATCCTTCATGGACGTGCGCGCCGCCAAGGTGCGCCACGACGCCGACGGCTGGGTAATCTCCGAAGATTCCGGCGGCCGGGGTTGGCGGCGGGTGGTGGCTTCGCCGGCGCCGATCCGGATAGTGCAACAGGATGTCATCCTCACGCTGGTCAAAGCCGGCTTCACCGTGATCGGGGTGGGCGGCGGCGGCATCCCGGTCGTGGAAAACGAAAAGGGCGAACTTGTCGGGGTCGAAGCGGTGATCGACAAGGACCGCGCCTCCGCCCTGCTGGCCCGCGGAACAAGCGCGGACCTGCTCCTGATTTCGACCGACGTGGAAAAGGTGGCCCTGGATTACAACCGGCCGAACGTCCGCTGGCTGGATAGGATGACCGTCGAGGAGGCGAAGGCGTACATGGCCCAGGGGCATTTCGGCAAAGGAAGCATGCAACCGAAGATCGAAGCGGCGCTCGATTTTCTGGAGCACGGCGGCCAACGGGCGATCATCACCGACACCGGGAATATGCTGCGCGCGTTGATCGAACTGACCGGGACGCAGATCCTGCCCTAA